The following proteins are encoded in a genomic region of Amphiura filiformis chromosome 18, Afil_fr2py, whole genome shotgun sequence:
- the LOC140140015 gene encoding ubiquitin-conjugating enzyme E2 W-like produces MASMQKRLQKELMQLQKDPPVGITVNAESASSTLNTWMVDVEGAPNSIYAGEKFQLRFKFNNRYPFDSPEVVFTGSNIPVHPHVYSNGHICLSILTEDWSPALSVQSVCLSIVSMLSSCTEKKRPPDNSFYVKTCNKSPKKTKWWYHDDKV; encoded by the exons ATGGCTTCCATGCAG aAACGTTTACAAAAGGAGCTGATGCAGCTACAGAAAGACCCACCAGTGGGCATCACTGTCAATGCAGAGTCAGCTTCTAGTACTCTAAACAC GTGGATGGTGGACGTGGAAGGTGCACCAAACTCAATATATGCAGGAGAGAAATTCCAGCTACGATTTAAATTTAACAATAGGTACCCATTTGACTCCCCAGAG GTAGTGTTTACAGGTAGCAACATTCCTGTTCATCCCCATGTCTACAGCAATGGTCACATATGTCTATCAATACTCACAGAAGACTGGTCACCGGCGCTATCAGTACAATCAGTATGTCTAAGCATAGTCAGTATGCTTAGCAGCTGTACAGAAAAG AAACGTCCACCAGACAATAGTTTTTATGTTAAAACGTGCAATAAGAgtccaaagaaaacaaaatggtgGTATCATG ATGACAAGGTGTGA